The genomic interval ATTTGAAATCATACCCCGTCGGACTGGCCGATTTAAATCCCCAACCCCAAAAGACACGACTGATGCTCAAGATACTAACTCCGATAATTAAGGCTGTTCCCACCTTAATTGGGCTTTTTAAAAGCAAAACCCCTGAAAAAGGCAGGGGAATTGTAAAAAGCGGGATCGCAAGCCTGACCATATCTGGACTTTTGTCAACCGGCAGGCTATCTGCCTCTGGTATTGATACCACCCTGCTGCTCATTCTTTCCATCCTAGAATTGATCGGCTACCTCTACGGGATGGTCGCTATATCATCGGGGGCCTCACAGACCAATCCTGTAGATGATCTACTCCAAGGGAAGGGGGATGGGTTATCAAATAAGCAGGCTAAAGGGTTAGGACAAAAGTGGCTGAAGCAGATACAGAAGAATCAAAGTCACAAGATTCCTGGAAACTCCTTGTTTGATGATGATTACTCTGATCTCAAAATCGAAGCCGATGATATTTCCCAATACAAACCCCATAAATCAAAGAAAAAACAATGATAACATTTCTATCTTTTTTATTCACTACCGCATTGATTCTAATCCCTGCTGATTGGCTATCAGGTCTGTTGGCTCCAAACAACCTGGCCGAAATTGGCGCGGTTATCTTGGGCATGATAGCCTTGTCAGCCTCAGTTCAAATCCGTAGCCTGTTTGAGAAAGCCCAAGATATTCTTCGATTGTACGGGCAATACTCCGATCCTAAGAGTGAACAAGGAAGTAAGCTCTCTCCCAAAGAAAAAGAGCGATTGTTGGATCTGTTTCTGCATGAGTTGCGAATTATAATTGACCAATTTGGTGGGAGGGTACTAATTCGTATGGGAGGATTTATTCGGAAAGTTTTTAATAAACTATTTGGATAAGCATATATACTTTTTTTAAAGAGGCAGTCTCAACTAATAAAGACTGCCTCTTTGCTTTTTTCCCTCCCAGCTATTCCCTATCTTTGGGCTTGATTTAAAAGATTTCCAAATGCATCAGATCCAATCCACATATAAGAAAAGCCTGAAGGGCATCACCTTTGCCCTTCTTTTCCTGTTTGGACTGCATTTTTTTAGCATCCATGGATTTGTTGACAGTCTCGTCTATTGCTTTGAAGAAGATGGACAGGTCAATATCGAATCAGAGGTTGGTTCCATCTTCACCGTCCCTTCGGAAGATATCATTCATGCCGAAGATCAGCACGATCATGAAGAACCTACCTTTGATGCGGCAGAAGATAGCCATCATGATGTATCATTATCTTTGATCTGTTCTAAGGAACAACAAACAACGCGCTTCGATCAGGAACGCACGCTCAACTTTCTTGAAGGAATTTTATACAGCAAGGTTGAAAACCTCCCGCAATCACGGGTGTTTCAACTTGCTTCTTACACGCCTCCCTTGATTGAGGATACCATAACAGCTTCGCTCAAAACTGTTGTCCGCATTCTCTACAACTAAGTAGTTCCAGCCCTTTTCATATCGTTACTTCATTGCAAGCAAAGTAATTAGGTACGGATAAATTATATCCTGCCGGCTCTGCTTGCCACTCCATAACAGCAAAAATTGGCTGGAATACATGAACATTTTAAAGACCGTACTGGCCCTCGGCATGCTCGTGCTTGCTGCCGGTTGTGCCAGCGAACAAACCATTATTGAACCACCATCAAAAAGCACGTTAGGAGAGAAAACATATGAGTCCTCTCTTGCCTTAAACAAAAATGTTAATTCGCAGGACACAGCAAACAAGGTTACGATTTCGGATACGCTGACCTTCTCGGACGCGCTGTCCAAAGCCCTGCTCGAAAATCCCCGACTGCAAAGCTTCGGTTGGCAAGTGCGGGTAAAAGAAGCCGAACGCATTCAGGCTTCGTTGCTTCCCAATCCGCAGCTCAATGCCGAAATGGAAAACTTCGGTGGTACGGGTCCGTTTGAAGGCTACGATGGCCGAGAAGTGACCGTCAAGCTCGGCCAAAAAATTCTACTGGGGGCCGACCGCCTTAAACAAAAACGGTTGGCAGGTGCCAATAAGGAACTGGCCGGCTGGGATTACGAAGCCCAACGGCTGGACGTGCTCACCAGTGTTACCAAAGCCTATATCTCAGCGCTGGAAGCCCAACGCCAGTGGCAACAGCAAAAAGAGCTGGTCGATGTAGCCCAAAACCTGTACAACTCTATAGCTGCCCAAGTAGAGGCCGGAAAAGTTTCCAAGCTGGCACAGACCAAAGCACAGGTTGAGCTTTCCCGCGCAAAAATTGATATGGAAAATGCCCGCAACCAATGGGAATCTGCTCGTAGCTCGCTGGCCTCTTACTGGGGGAGCCAACAGCCGCAATTTCAACAGCTAAAAGGGCAGCTGAGCATGCCTGCTGATATTCCCAAGTACGTCAAGGTGCAGGAGTATATCCAGCGGAATCCGGATGTCGCGCGGTGGGCTACCGAATTGCAGCAACGGGAATCAGCCCTTGATCTGGCACAAGCGAAAGGCATTCCTGACATCACTGTAAGCGGAGGATACAAGCGTGCAGAAGATTTGAGTGCGAGTGCTGCTATTGTCGGCGTGTCTATTCCACTACCTTTCTTTGATCGCAATCAGGGAAATATCAGGGCGGCTAAATATGAGCT from Fodinibius salinus carries:
- a CDS encoding TolC family protein; the protein is MNILKTVLALGMLVLAAGCASEQTIIEPPSKSTLGEKTYESSLALNKNVNSQDTANKVTISDTLTFSDALSKALLENPRLQSFGWQVRVKEAERIQASLLPNPQLNAEMENFGGTGPFEGYDGREVTVKLGQKILLGADRLKQKRLAGANKELAGWDYEAQRLDVLTSVTKAYISALEAQRQWQQQKELVDVAQNLYNSIAAQVEAGKVSKLAQTKAQVELSRAKIDMENARNQWESARSSLASYWGSQQPQFQQLKGQLSMPADIPKYVKVQEYIQRNPDVARWATELQQRESALDLAQAKGIPDITVSGGYKRAEDLSASAAIVGVSIPLPFFDRNQGNIRAAKYELSRVETQRESAVSQTYKALQTAYNKLNAAAHEVNQLQKQVLPGAKTAFEAAQTGYRQGKFDYLEVLDAQRTLFSTRTRYIQALAEYNRAVADVERLIGTSLSEISGN